One genomic region from Augochlora pura isolate Apur16 chromosome 7, APUR_v2.2.1, whole genome shotgun sequence encodes:
- the LOC144472723 gene encoding uncharacterized protein LOC144472723 isoform X1: protein MSVHYKFKSTLDYDTVSFDGLHISVADLKKAIFHQKRIGKNTDFDLQITNAQTKEDYTDDNALIAKNTSLIVARVPLTVQQKRSWDRNETPSFSNLKDEANLGRTVDLTRLDGSEEDKIRAMMTQSTQDYDPSNYMKIRGANQTGDVPANYRCYKCHQPGHWIKNCPLGTNQEPIEIKKSTGIPRSFMVPVEGPRVPGAMMTPTGQYAVPAIDHQAYKEGKKERPPFSQDPEPAVEKPEIPEDLLCNICKDLLTDTVMIPCCGNSFCDECIRTFLLESEEHECPDCNEKDVSPETLIPNRFLRTSVMNFKNETGYAKRQTYRQPTQINRQVDQQKAEHIASQTLNQNKPVQASVGASAPSQENTELQSTNFDSAPQQFPSSTAPQPQVPTLPESTSESDLQSDSVTKLTTDEETEVPPPPGTEPLLPIPAIGSSPERDRERSDPPSREKKDRENEYLGERQSRERRRSFSRDGHRDRSGERGRRIENLRPLSRRRSLSPRHSQHSDYSSQGAPLPHLMNPPPSKGYQGLPPDDGHYPPSMHYDSAIRRSTEDRPGTPTVDEPHLHVPTSGNQPPLLPFPPGEDRIPQPSYNQPPPNVPPHNAPLLPDPYMSHRIPMYPHQQGSHYGPPRYERPPYQQQGYRPSQPPRNYNGPPRPIRGMHHISYRGLQPPPPGLSRNIHNGNPPGIIDDPLEAFERMLREKDERDRRLGKHRRRSRTRSRSRSYTRSRSRSFGRRSPFPARLSRSRSPPSKRRSSRSPLPLRARSRTPKRRSRSGSFSISRSRSYSRSQSPRLSLSRDRERDRERDRERDRDRDRDRDRDRDRDRDRDRERDRERDRDRDRDRERDRDRDRDRDRDREVLSRYRSPARSPLRFQRERDRDRERPRSREPREGYNSYYNDSPAHDYQFRDRERDLPPRDRPIQRYPIRNQPTQHNIPPLLPHLVTGHPPPLMSLGPPPTDRKDYYDSYNRYPGPSTQRFGSPIRDTPHKRFDDVAPPGTEGYYDLSPPGVEHSDRSSRDDRDRRLIRDQEDREHSLKDHDVEERDRLREDRGRERDDRLRERDDRDRRVLNRDREDRDRQVLPRDHDDRPREKDERDRREKEKERDDRHTRDRRDDDRHVEKKDYDKDRYRDERDRHRQDDKNRNREKDRRERDYESEKDRDRHERYERRSIERKKNRKSPTPYSQKSRTDAKDLSPERIKKKEKDHEEKNEEKKKEKKIKEKKKKKDEDKEKKKKKKKEKKAGQKEVAKDEPIKSSEQEDSLAETRQETMSPVKPDTMKPINEEENIETRIECIPTEVLMEESIKEEFEDKSLAMNPEPPEFNEPSPERIDHTEFGTNPPNPNFKPIPELKSEIKPIDSLYSGLDDAEINTVITEKYSLLSENETEEKSTLLEDKSPKKDEFLAPLPELSKWERDDTIEKSDEVCESSIEKIQLDEPKSTKVVTSEVLKRAENAIFQKAINAIRPIEIKKISESRKVLYQNPEPKVLEAEVNREPRKSVNVTINVGRNERNVEITEPVKKAKLDRTKFKPVPETYSPTRLSAKERLGEKVEEGKERKISPIKNFLERRETKSETQSRSRSPRNRDKRISPLLDRRIDSSLTLPGNERKVFLDDRKRDNKDRGDRSKDRNDFRSERHDMRSERDPRMDSRGDFRSNRNDSKGDRMDKDREKERDRERRGKTPTCTFKRNEMPKVGLLKGKEDEEDRRRDKKSKEDKKRKKEHRSRSKSKEHKKRKEKKHKKDKEKNLEKKQKHKDSLLMKEKPETSEAKISYENPEPPVTETIKKQRKNPRLVSDRKRSMLDEASFEPDYSASDSESDGEDGKIISLPTKKLKLDEPDIEKEMDLKSLKKRSKSTSSEDSSSSSDTSSTDSDSSDESHKKKKKKHKKHKKKKSTKRESSSDSDSYSDSSDTSSDEEKHKKKSKKSKSRNKQSKKKKKSKHK from the exons atgtcagtacattataaatttaagTCCACTTTGGACTATGACACTGTGTCCTTTGATGGATTACATATTTCTGTAGCGGATTTGAAGAAAGCTATTTTCCATCAGAAACGTATAGGAAAAAATACAGATTTTGATTTACAAATAACAAATGCGCAAACAAAAGAAG attacACAGATGATAATGCCTTGATTGCAAAGAATACTAGCCTTATTGTTGCCAGAGTCCCATTGACTGTACAACAAAAACGATCATGGGATAGAAATGAAACTCCTtcatttagtaatttaaagGATGAAGCAAATCTTGGTCGAACTGTAGATCTTACACGACTTGATGGCTCTGAAGAGGACAAAATTCGTGCCATGATGACTCAGTCAACCCAAGACTACGATCCGTCAAA TTACATGAAAATACGTGGAGCCAATCAGACTGGTGATGTGCCCGCAAATTATCGTTGTTATAAATGCCATCAACCTGGTCATTGGATAAAGAATTGTCCACTAGGAACAAATCAGGAACCCATAGAAATTAAGAAGAGCACAGGCATTCCTAGAAGTTTTATGGTTCCAGTAGAGGGACCAAGAGTTCCTGGTGCTATGATGACTCCTACTGGCCAATATGCTGTTCCAGCCATTGATCA tcAAGCGTACAAAGAAGGTAAAAAGGAGCGACCACCATTTTCACAAGATCCAGAGCCTGCCGTGGAAAAACCTGAAATTCCAGAAGATCTGTTATGCAACATTTGCAAAGATCTTCTGACTGATACAGTAATGATACCATGCTGTGGGAATTCATTTTGTGacgaat GTATCCGTACATTCTTATTAGAATCTGAAGAACACGAATGTCCAGATTGCAATGAGAAAGATGTGTCACCAGAAACTCTTATACCCAACCGATTTTTACGAACTTCTGtaatgaattttaagaatGAAACTGGATATGCAAAACGACAAACGTATAGACAGCCTACTCAAATAAATAGACAGGTAGATCAACAAAAAGCTGAACACATTGCAAGTCAAACATTGAATCAAAACAAACCTGTCCAAGCTTCAGTTGGAGCAAGTGCGCCTTCTCAAGAAAATACGGAATTACAATCAACAAATTTTGATTCTGCTCCTCAACAATTTCCATCTAGCACTGCGCCACAACCACAAGTTCCAA CTCTCCCTGAATCAACATCAGAATCTGATTTGCAAAGTGATTCTGTAACAAAGTTAACTACAGACGAGGAAACAGAGGTACCACCACCTCCAGGAACGGAACCTTTGCTTCCAATACCTGCTATTGGCAGTTCAccagaaagagacagagagagaagtgATCCTCCAAGCCGGGAAAAGAAAGATCGTGAGAATGAGTACTTGGGAGAAAGACAATCAAGAGAACGAAGGCGAAGTTTTAGCAGAGATGGTCACCGTGATAG aAGTGGAGAACGTGGTCgtagaattgaaaatttgcgACCATTGAGTAGAAGACGATCCTTGTCTCCTAGACATTCTCAACATAGTGATTATAGTTCTCAAGGAGCACCATTACCACATTTAATGAACCCACCTCCTTCAAAAGGTTATCAAGGACTACCCCCAGATGATGGACATTATCCTCCTAGTATGCATTATGATAGTGCCATACGTAGATCAACTGAAGATCGTCCAGGCACTCCAACA GTTGATGAACCACATTTACATGTGCCGACTTCTGGCAATCAACCACCTCTTTTACCGTTTCCACCAGGAGAGGATCGTATTCCACAACCAAGTTATAACCAACCACCACCTAATGTACCGCCACATAATGCACCATTACTACCAGATCCATATATGAGTCATCGGATACCAATGTATCCTCATCAACAAGGATCTCACTATGGACCTCCTCGATATGAAAGGCCTCCTTATCAACAACAAGGATACAGACCGTCGCAACCACCTAGAAACTACAATGGGCCGCCACGACCGATCAGAGGAATGCACCACa TCAGCTATCGAGGATTACAACCCCCACCACCAGGTTTAAGTAGAAATATACATAATGGCAATCCACCTGG tataattgACGATCCTCTAGAAGCATTTGAACGAATgctaagagagaaagacgaaCGGGATAGAAGGCTTGGAAAACATAGAAGGAGAAGCAGAACAAGATCGAGATCTCGCAGTTATACTAGATCTAGATCACGATCGTTTGGTCGTAGATCGCCATTTCCGGCTCGATTAAGTCGATCAAGAAGCCCTCCTTCGAAAAGAAGATCTTCGAGATCGCCTTTGCCTTTACGAGCACGAAGTCGCACTCCGAAACGTAGGTCAAGAAGCGGAAGTTTCTCGATTAGCAG ATCTAGATCGTATTCGCGTAGTCAGTCCCCTAGATTATCTTTGTCACGAGATAGAGAAagggacagagaaagagatcgaGAACGCGATCGAGATCGTGATCGTGATCGTGACCGTGACCGTGACCGTGACCGTGACCGTGATCGTGAACGTGATCGAGAGCGAGATCgggatcgagatcgagatcgagaaCGCGATCGTGATCGCGACCGTGATCGTGATCGTGACAGAGAAGTACTTTCTAGATATCGTTCACCAGCTAGATCTCCTCTAAG ATTTCAAAGAGAGAGGGATCGTGATAGAGAACGACCGAGATCACGCGAGCCCAGGGAAGGCTATAATAGTTATTACAATGATTCGCCGGCACACGATTATCAATTTCGTGATCGAGAGCGTGATTTACCTCCTAGAGACAGGCCAATACAGAGATATCCGATAAGGAACCAACCgacacaacataatataccaCCTTTGTTGCCGCATCTAGTCACTGGTCACCCACCGCCGCTTATGTCTTTGGGACCTCCGCCTACGGACAGGAAAGACTATTATGATTCCTACAACAG GTATCCTGGACCATCTACGCAACGTTTTGGCAGTCCCATACGGGACACCCCTCACAAGAGATTCGACGACGTTGCTCCTCCTGGAACTGAGGGTTACTATGATCTCTCACCACCAGGGGTTGAGCATTCTGATAGATCGTCGCGCGATGATCGAGATCGTCGTTTAATAAGAGATCAAGAAGATCGTGAACACTCCCTTAAAGACCATGATGTTGAAGAGCGAGACAGACTAAGAGAGGACAG GGGACGAGAACGTGACGATCGTTTACGTGAGAGAGACGACAGAGATCGTAGAGTTTTAAATCGAGATCGAGAGGATCGTGACAGACAAGTTTTACCTAGAGATCATGATGACAGACCACGTGAGAAAGACGAACGTGacaggagagaaaaagaaaaagaacgggACGACAGGCATACACGTGACCGTCGTGATGATGATAGACATGTTGAGAAAAAAGATTATGACAAGGATCG TTACAGGGATGAAAGAGATCGTCACAGACAAGATGATAAGAACCGTAATCGTGAGAAAGACAGACGTGAACGAGATTACGAGTCCGAGAAGGACAGGGACCGACACGAACGTTATGAGAGACGAtctatagaaagaaaaaagaataggAAGAGTCCTACGCCATACTCACAAAAGTCCAGAACAGATGCTAAAGACTTGTCGCCTGAACGtataaagaaaaaggagaaggaCCATGAAGAGAAgaacgaagaaaagaaaaaagagaaaaagatcaaagagaagaaaaagaagaaagacgaagataaggaaaagaaaaagaaaaagaagaaggagaagaaagcAGGTCAGAAAGAAGTAGCGAAAGACGAACCTATCAAATCATCTGAACAAGAGGATTCGCTAGCAGAAACTAGACAGGAGACTATGTCGCCTGTTAAACCTGATACTATGAAACCTATtaatgaagaagaaaatattgagaCTAGAATAGAATGCATTCCTACAGAAGTTCTGATGGAGGAGTCAATTAAAGAAGAGTTTGAGGACAAGTCGTTAGCTATGAATCCAGAGCCGCCAGAATTTAACGAACCCAGTCCAGAGAGGATTGATCACACGGAATTCGGAACAAATCCTCCGAACCCCAATTTCAAGCCAATTCCGGaattaaaatctgaaattaaacCTATTGATAGTCTTTACAGTGGATTAGACGATGCCGAAATAAATACTGTCATCACGGAGAAGTATTCTTTACTATCTGAGAACGAAACGGAAGAGAAAAGCACTTTACTGGAAGACAAATCACCTAAGAAGGATGAGTTTTTGGCTCCCTTGCCTGAGCTGTCCAAATGGGAGAGGGACGACACCATAGAGAAATCAGACGAGGTATGCGAGTCTTCTATAGAAAAAATACAACTAGACGAACCGAAGTCTACTAAAGTAGTTACATCGGAAGTATTAAAACGAGCAGAAAACGCGATTTTCCAGAAAGCCATCAACGCCATTAGACCCATCGAGATTAAGAAGATCAGCGAAAGTAGGAAAGTACTGTACCAGAATCCGGAGCCTAAAGTGCTCGAAGCTGAAGTCAACAGAGAGCCAAGGAAGAGCGTAAACGTGACCATAAACGTCGGACGCAACGAACGGAACGTTGAAATCACAGAACCGGTAAAGAAAGCAAAATTAGACAGAACAAAATTCAAGCCGGTTCCAGAGACCTACTCTCCCACGAGACTATCTGCTAAAGAGAGATTAGGGGAGAAAGTGGAAGAaggtaaagaaagaaagatcaGCCCTATCAAAAACTTCTTAGAGAGACGCGAGACAAAGAGTGAAACGCAATCTAGAAGTCGATCGCCTAGAAACAgagataaaagaatttcacCCCTTCTGGATAGGCGCATCGATTCCTCGTTGACATTGCCAGGTAATGAGCGAAAGGTGTTTCTCGACGACAGGAAACGGGACAACAAAGATAGAGGGGATCGTTCAAAAGACAGAAATGACTTCAGAAGTGAGCGTCACGATATGAGATCCGAGAGAGACCCGAGGATGGATTCCAGAGGCGATTTCAGGTCGAATCGAAACGATTCTAAAGGTGATCGAATGGATAAAGATAGGGAGAAGGAAAGggatagagaaagaagaggaaaaacgCCCACTTGCACTTTCAAAAGGAACGAGATGCCAAAGGTGGGTCTTCTGAAAGGTAAGGAGGACGAGGAAGACAGGAGAAGAGACAAAAAGTCAAAGGAAGacaagaagagaaaaaaagagcaTCGAAGCAGAAGTAAGTCCAAAGAGCATAAAAAGCGAAAGGAGAAAAAGCAtaagaaagataaagaaaagaaCTTGGAGAAGAAGCAGAAGCATAAAGATAGTCTTCTGATGAAAGAGAAACCGGAGACCAGTGAGGCGAAGATAAGTTATGAAAATCCTGAGCCGCCGGTTACAGAGACCATTAAGAAACAACGAAAGAATCCGAGACTTGTTTCCGATCGCAAACGTAGCATGCTTGATGAAGCTAGCTTCGAGCCTGACTATAGCGCTTCGGACTCCGAATCTGACGGCGAAGACGgcaaaataatatcattaccTACCAAGAAGTTAAAACTCGACGAGCCGGATATAGAGAAGGAGATGGATTTGAAGTCTCTTAAAAAACGATCAAAATCTACAAGCAGTGAGGATTCGTCTAGTAGCTCGGACACTTCCAGCACGGATTCGGACAGTTCGGATGAATCgcataagaaaaaaaagaaaaaacacaAGAAGCACAAGAAAAAGAAGTCCACCAAGAGGGAAAGCAGCTCGGATTCGGACTCGTACTCGGATTCGTCTGACACGAGCAGCGATGAAGAGAAAcacaaaaagaaatcaaagaaATCAAAGAGTAGAAATAAACagtcgaagaaaaagaaaaagtcaaAGCACAAATGA